The Pyxidicoccus sp. MSG2 DNA segment GCTCGAGGTGCTGCGTGTGCTTTCGGGTCGGAAGGACCTGGGGTGAGCGAGTATCCGACATGTCGAATCGTCTCCGGGTGCAGGGGTCCTGTTTGAGGTCCCTACAGTCGCAAGTCAAGGCAGCCTCAAAGCTTTTTTACGCCGTCGGCCAATTAGATGCAGCGGACGGTCGTGCGTTACTCAGGCCACCCAAGAGAGCGGAAGCAAATCCACGGGGTCTCCATGAGCCAGGCTTTTGGCCTCCAGGGGAAAGTGCAGCAGGTGGGTGGCCGCTGCCGCCGACCGCAGAACACCCGAGGTCTGGGTGGCCAGGGGACGGGCCCACAGCCCGCCCTCCCTCCAGGCGGCCGTGACTCGGACGAAGTGGGCCAGCCCGGCGGCCTTGGACAGGCTGCCGTCCAGGCGGCCGGAGGTCCGCCCGGGCTCCACGTCGGCGTGCCCGAGCAGCCGGCGCAGGGCGGGGCGGACGAACAGCTCGAACGTCACCAGGGACGAGGTGGGGTTGCCGGGCAGCCCGAAGAAGAGGGTGCCGCCACGCCGGCCCACCACCAGCGGCTTGCCGGGCTTGATGGCCACGCGCCAGAAGTGCTGCTCCACGCCCAGGGCGGCCAGCACCTCCTTCACGTAGTCGTGCTCGCCCACGGACACGCCCGCGCTGGTGAGCACCACGTCGAAGCCGTCCACCCGGGACAGGGCTGCCTCCACCGAGTCGCGCGTGTCCCGGGCGATGCCCAGCAGCACCGGCACCCCGCCCGCGCGCCGCACCGCCAGCGCGAGCGACGGGGCGTTGGTGTCCACGATGCGCCCCTGCGGCGTCTCGTCGGCGCGGCAAAGCTCGTCGCCGGTGGAGAGGATGGCCACCCGGGGCGCGCGAGGCACCGGCGCGCACAGCTGGCCCTGCGCCCACAGCAGCCCCAGCTCGGGGATGCCCAGCGGCGTGCCCCGGGACAGCAGCACCTGGCCCTCCCGCGCGTCCTCGCCGCGTGGGCGGACGAAGTTGCCGGGCCCCGCCGCCTCCAGGATGTCCACCTGATCAGCGCCCCCGTCCGGCACCGGGCGGGTGCGCTCGCGCATCACCACCGCGTCGGCGCCGGCGGGCAGGGGAGCGCCCGTCATGATTCGCGCGCACGTCCCGGGCATGACCTCCCGCTTGGGCGTGGCCCCGGCGTAGACCGTCTCTCCCACCACGAGCCGCACAGGCAGCGCCCCCGCCAGGTCCGCGCTGCGCACCGCGTAGCCGTCCATGGCCGAGTTGTCCCAGGGGGGCAGGGTGCGCTGCGCCGTCACGTCGTCGGCCAGGGTGCGGCCCAGGGCGTCTTCCAGCGGCACCCACTCCGCGGGCAGCGAGGGCGCCAGGGCCAGGATCTGGGCTCGGGCCTCCTCGACTGGCAGCAATGTGGCGGCGTCGTTCATGCCCGGCTTATAGCCATGTGCGGGGCACGTGGCTTGGCCCTCCAACTCGGACAAAGTCCGTGAGAAAATCAAGTGTTAGTTTGACAGCCCAGCTGATCACCATTACAAGCAATCGTGATCGCGAGGCTTGCCTGCCCCCCTGGGGCGGCCCGCCAACCCGTTGAAAGGACACGGGAACTCTCAAGGAGACTGCGTCGATGGCCAAGCCCAAGTCCGGGGCCAAGAAGACGACTCCCGCTGGCAAGGCTGGCGCAAAGCCCGCTGCGAAGAAGGACAACACCGCCCGGCTGGATCTGATCAAGAACGCCTCAAAACGGGTGGCAAAGGCGGCGACGAAATTGGTGAAGGTGGCGACGGACGTGGCCAAGGGTGCCAAGGGCGCGGCGAAGAAGGCCGCGCCGGAGAAGGTCCCCGAGGAGAAGACTCCAGCGGCGAAGGCCCCGGCCGCGAAGGCCGCGACCGCCAAGAAGGCGGCGCCTCCTGCCAAGACGGCTGCGGCTGCTCCCGCCAAGGGTGCGCCCCCGGCGAAGGCCGCGGGTGGCAAGGCGGGCTCGAAGGCGGGTGGCTCCAGTGGAGCCGGGCCTTCCATCCCGGCCGCGGACCGTCCGCGCCCTCGCGCCACGAAGCTGCCGCCCCCGGGCGAGCCGCTCACCAAGCGTGAGATGGAGCAACTGCTCACCGCCGGCGAGGGCCGTGGCGTCATGGGGGAGGGCAGCCTCAAGGGCCGCCTCGCCCTCGTGAACGACATGCCGCACCTCGTGGTG contains these protein-coding regions:
- the glp gene encoding gephyrin-like molybdotransferase Glp, encoding MNDAATLLPVEEARAQILALAPSLPAEWVPLEDALGRTLADDVTAQRTLPPWDNSAMDGYAVRSADLAGALPVRLVVGETVYAGATPKREVMPGTCARIMTGAPLPAGADAVVMRERTRPVPDGGADQVDILEAAGPGNFVRPRGEDAREGQVLLSRGTPLGIPELGLLWAQGQLCAPVPRAPRVAILSTGDELCRADETPQGRIVDTNAPSLALAVRRAGGVPVLLGIARDTRDSVEAALSRVDGFDVVLTSAGVSVGEHDYVKEVLAALGVEQHFWRVAIKPGKPLVVGRRGGTLFFGLPGNPTSSLVTFELFVRPALRRLLGHADVEPGRTSGRLDGSLSKAAGLAHFVRVTAAWREGGLWARPLATQTSGVLRSAAAATHLLHFPLEAKSLAHGDPVDLLPLSWVA